Part of the Labilibaculum antarcticum genome, TTGGTAATCTTTCTGCAAGTTCATCTTCAAAGCTCTGAACATTGTTTGTTCTGCTGAACACTATTAGAGTATCACAATTTTGTACTTTCTCACTATTGTGTTGTGATACTTTTGCCAATTCATTTTTTGTTTCGATATCGGAAATAAATGTGAAATTCCAAGGCTGACTGTTTATAGAAGACGGACTCATTCTTAAAATTTCTTTAAGTTCTTCTATTTGTGTCTGGCTAATTTTTCTTGAAGCGTCATACATTTTAGTAGAATAACGTTCCTGCATGCTTTTAATAAAACTCATATGCTTTCTTTTTTTATCTGATAAAAAATTAATCATTCAATTTAAACTTCACAATCGAATATAGTTCCATAGCCAAATCACAAGCTTCATTTACCCCAATTGATTTGTGCAACTCATCTGCCACAAGACTTGATTTAACTAAGCTCTCTTTTAAATTGACATCACAAATATACACTATCACTAGCTTTATAACATTGTAATAAAAACGGTTTAAACTACACAACTAATGATTACTCATCAAAACACCCGATATTTCAGTAAAATCAGGCTATACTATCAATAACGAACCTTTTAAACACAACAACAATTAGATTACATCACGAATACTTAATTTCTTCATATTCACACTGTTTTTATTTCTGTTTAAGTTCAAATTCAGCAGAGCTCTGTTTTCCATTGCCATGCAACAAAGATATATCTGACTATGCTCTTACAGATTGTATCGTGATTGGATATAATGGTATCCAAAAGCATTGTTATTTTGATTAAAACAAGTTGTGCTTGTTGTATATAAAAAGGATTTA contains:
- a CDS encoding nitroreductase family protein, giving the protein MINFLSDKKRKHMSFIKSMQERYSTKMYDASRKISQTQIEELKEILRMSPSSINSQPWNFTFISDIETKNELAKVSQHNSEKVQNCDTLIVFSRTNNVQSFEDELAERLPKGAVGYYNQFLKPKTNEQKKDWFEKQVYLALGVFLSACANMEIDSTPMEGIEAEKYDKILGLEDYSSIVAVAIGHRDMEDFNQPEKKAKSRKILNQVINSVQ